A single region of the Nitrosomonas sp. Is79A3 genome encodes:
- a CDS encoding TRZ/ATZ family hydrolase — MNDRLEIDTVIEAKWIIPIEPAEITLNQHAIAVDKGIIKAILPISEARLRYKPQQTITLNDHALIPGLINLHTHAAMTLMRGFADDLPLMEWLNKHIWPIEKQHVDAQFVLDGTQLACAEMIKGGITCFNDMYFFPESCVEAVIHSGMRAAIGMIVIDFPTAYASDADDYLAKGLKLRDQYHQHPLLSFCFAPHAPYTVSDKTFSSILTYAEQLNTPIHTHLHESQDEIRINLESNGVRPIERLHQLGLLSPNLIAVHMVHLTDHEIKLVHQYGCSVAHCPSSNMKLASGFAPVPALLNQGVNVGLGTDGAASNNRLDMFEEMRQAALLAKATSGQADALPAHQALRMATLNGANALGLGEITGSLAVGKAADITAINFSALNLTPCYDPASHLVYTVSREQVSHVWVNGRMLLDDKELTTLNPFELQYRTAYWQERIATTSR, encoded by the coding sequence ATGAATGACCGGCTAGAAATCGACACCGTAATAGAAGCGAAATGGATTATTCCCATTGAACCGGCTGAAATCACACTGAATCAACACGCAATTGCAGTAGACAAAGGAATCATCAAAGCTATTCTGCCGATATCCGAAGCCAGACTGCGTTACAAACCCCAGCAAACAATTACACTGAACGATCATGCGCTGATCCCGGGCCTCATCAACTTGCATACCCACGCGGCCATGACACTGATGCGTGGATTTGCCGATGATTTACCCCTGATGGAATGGCTCAACAAACACATCTGGCCGATCGAGAAACAACATGTTGATGCCCAATTTGTACTGGATGGCACTCAACTTGCCTGCGCGGAAATGATCAAAGGCGGCATCACCTGCTTTAATGACATGTATTTCTTTCCGGAATCTTGTGTTGAGGCTGTAATCCACTCAGGAATGCGCGCTGCGATCGGCATGATTGTGATTGATTTTCCAACTGCCTATGCCAGTGACGCTGATGATTATCTGGCTAAGGGACTGAAATTACGTGATCAATATCACCAGCACCCGCTGCTTTCCTTCTGTTTTGCCCCGCATGCGCCATATACTGTCAGCGATAAAACTTTTAGCAGCATCCTGACTTACGCAGAGCAACTCAATACCCCCATCCATACCCATTTACACGAAAGCCAGGATGAAATCCGCATCAATCTGGAATCCAACGGTGTACGCCCGATTGAACGTTTGCATCAATTAGGATTGCTCAGTCCAAACTTGATTGCGGTGCATATGGTGCATCTGACAGACCATGAAATTAAACTCGTGCATCAATATGGCTGCAGTGTTGCACACTGCCCTTCATCCAACATGAAGCTTGCCAGTGGTTTTGCACCGGTTCCTGCACTGTTAAATCAGGGCGTGAATGTTGGCCTCGGCACCGATGGCGCAGCCAGTAACAATCGCTTGGATATGTTTGAAGAAATGCGTCAGGCGGCATTGCTGGCAAAAGCAACCAGTGGCCAAGCCGATGCCTTACCTGCGCATCAAGCACTCAGAATGGCCACTCTGAATGGTGCCAATGCTTTGGGATTAGGCGAAATAACCGGTTCTTTAGCCGTTGGAAAAGCGGCTGATATCACAGCAATCAATTTTTCCGCCCTGAATCTCACGCCCTGCTATGATCCAGCTTCACATTTGGTATACACAGTAAGCCGCGAGCAAGTGAGTCATGTATGGGTAAATGGTAGAATGTTACTAGACGATAAAGAATTGACTACACTGAACCCGTTTGAACTGCAATATCGTACAGCTTACTGGCAAGAACGTATTGCCACGACATCAAGATAA
- the ubiG gene encoding bifunctional 2-polyprenyl-6-hydroxyphenol methylase/3-demethylubiquinol 3-O-methyltransferase UbiG encodes MENDGINADPLELEKFSQLAHRWWDPNSEFKPLHEINPLRLNYIDELVDGLEGKTVLDVGCGGGILSEGMVSKGAHVTGIDLSDKALKVAKLHLLESGHQVDYRKITVESLAKEQPQHYDVVTCMEMLEHVPDPMSVIRSCTQLAKPKGWVFFSTINRNPKAYLFAIIGAEYVLKLLPRGTHEYAKFIKPSELARMARNAGLTDEKLIGMTYNPITKVYALEDDTDVNYIMAYRS; translated from the coding sequence ATGGAAAATGACGGCATTAACGCTGATCCGCTGGAACTTGAAAAATTCAGCCAACTTGCGCACCGCTGGTGGGATCCGAACAGTGAATTCAAACCGCTGCATGAAATCAATCCATTACGCCTTAATTACATTGATGAATTGGTCGATGGACTGGAAGGAAAAACCGTTCTGGATGTCGGATGCGGCGGCGGCATTTTATCCGAAGGCATGGTATCCAAAGGCGCTCATGTAACCGGTATTGATCTCAGCGATAAAGCGCTCAAGGTTGCCAAGCTACACTTGCTGGAAAGTGGTCACCAAGTTGATTATCGCAAGATTACTGTCGAATCCTTGGCGAAAGAACAGCCGCAACACTATGACGTAGTCACCTGCATGGAAATGCTCGAGCATGTACCTGATCCAATGAGCGTTATTCGCTCATGCACTCAGCTAGCCAAACCCAAAGGATGGGTTTTCTTCTCAACCATCAACCGCAACCCGAAAGCCTATCTGTTTGCCATCATTGGTGCTGAATACGTATTGAAACTGCTGCCGCGCGGCACGCACGAATACGCCAAATTTATCAAACCATCCGAACTTGCACGCATGGCACGAAATGCGGGGTTGACGGATGAAAAATTGATCGGCATGACGTACAACCCAATCACCAAAGTCTACGCACTGGAAGATGATACCGACGTTAACTACATCATGGCTTATCGCAGCTAA
- a CDS encoding HAD-IA family hydrolase: MIKAVLFDFDGTLADTAPDLGHALNRQRIARDMPALPIEQIRTQASAGSRGLLGLGFNIKPGDNDYESMRDEFLDFYTQRLCHDTCLFPGVDELLDHLETRNLPWGIVTNKPARFAHPLIELLGLAQRVACVICGDETTNTKPHPEPLLTASNKIAISPAHCIYLGDDIRDVQASLAAGMQPIVARYGYLGNDQPPETWGARHLIDHPKELLNYL; encoded by the coding sequence ATGATTAAAGCAGTCCTTTTCGATTTTGATGGCACGCTGGCTGACACCGCCCCCGATCTCGGCCATGCCCTTAATCGGCAACGCATTGCACGTGACATGCCTGCATTGCCCATTGAACAGATCCGCACCCAGGCATCAGCCGGTTCACGGGGATTGCTGGGACTCGGTTTCAATATCAAGCCGGGTGACAATGACTATGAATCCATGCGCGATGAATTCCTTGATTTCTATACACAGCGCCTATGCCACGACACTTGCTTGTTTCCGGGTGTTGATGAATTGCTGGATCATTTGGAAACACGCAATCTACCTTGGGGCATTGTAACCAACAAGCCTGCACGTTTCGCGCACCCATTGATTGAACTGCTCGGTTTGGCTCAGCGGGTTGCCTGCGTCATTTGCGGCGATGAAACCACCAATACCAAACCACACCCGGAACCACTACTGACCGCCAGCAACAAAATAGCCATCTCACCCGCCCACTGCATTTATCTGGGAGACGATATCCGCGATGTCCAAGCCAGTCTGGCGGCAGGCATGCAACCCATCGTTGCCCGCTATGGCTATTTGGGTAACGATCAACCGCCCGAAACCTGGGGTGCCCGGCATCTAATCGATCATCCCAAAGAATTACTGAATTATCTGTAA
- a CDS encoding replication endonuclease, with translation MPQVIYADNLTEAYGTEKCRRIRQHIFTELSPIAGDLAAHYVKTAERSSFEQANHALIDIHDQLRIEDLNLCADPEELLNAAKCFAEKCYLARNRAQSPSDAYQACLRVVDHYQVKRPSIKGDNLEPALNRMCCHRWWYRRIQILRLRKIETISRNIELVSRLRGTYASDYTIHVKRKQKERNRLYLASTFVGNENGELFSLQNLADRSVSNPAIRRAELMVRIRGFEMVADHLGHVGEFYTLTTPSRMHACLHHGAINPRYDETTVLQAHEYLTHQWSLIRAELHRQGIQPYGFRVVEPHHDGTPHWHLLLFMPDKHREAVRSVMRHYALLDSGNEPGAQEHRFKAVAIDPEKGTAAGYIAKYIAKNIDGYALDQDLYGNDAVKASERITAWANTWGIRQFQQIGGPSVTVWRQLRKLDKADDPELEAIRRSATASDWAAFMLAMGNPETPHRSHAIKPFYDESKQLNPLTEEVYSPLIGRYGDTAPLRVAGIVWKGMNLSTRKHVWTLFKVDSEDVTLRSEAQAERTQCHAGAVSLGLVSITVPTPFHHQEVIHEYPTQH, from the coding sequence TTGCCACAAGTCATTTATGCCGATAATCTCACTGAAGCGTATGGAACAGAAAAATGCCGCCGGATTCGGCAACACATTTTCACTGAGCTTTCCCCAATTGCGGGAGACTTAGCGGCTCACTATGTCAAAACGGCTGAACGATCCAGCTTCGAACAAGCAAACCATGCATTAATCGATATTCATGATCAATTGCGCATTGAAGACCTGAATCTATGCGCTGATCCTGAAGAACTGCTCAATGCCGCCAAGTGCTTCGCTGAAAAATGCTATCTGGCACGAAACCGCGCGCAGTCTCCTTCTGATGCTTATCAAGCCTGTTTGCGGGTCGTCGATCACTACCAAGTCAAACGACCATCCATCAAAGGCGATAACTTAGAACCGGCTTTGAATCGAATGTGCTGCCATCGCTGGTGGTATCGTAGAATCCAGATACTACGACTGCGCAAGATTGAAACCATTTCCAGAAATATCGAGTTGGTCAGCCGCCTCCGTGGCACTTATGCCAGCGATTACACCATTCATGTTAAGCGTAAGCAAAAGGAGAGAAACCGGCTCTATCTGGCCTCTACCTTTGTAGGTAATGAAAATGGTGAGCTTTTTTCCCTGCAAAACCTAGCCGATCGTTCGGTATCCAATCCAGCAATTCGCCGTGCTGAATTGATGGTACGCATCCGAGGGTTTGAAATGGTGGCTGATCATCTGGGTCATGTCGGTGAGTTCTATACTCTTACCACCCCTTCCCGCATGCATGCTTGTCTGCACCATGGCGCAATCAATCCACGTTATGACGAAACCACTGTATTACAAGCGCATGAATACTTAACGCATCAGTGGTCTTTGATACGCGCTGAATTGCATCGCCAAGGTATCCAGCCTTACGGCTTCCGTGTAGTCGAACCGCATCACGACGGCACCCCGCATTGGCATTTGCTGTTATTCATGCCAGACAAACACCGGGAAGCTGTGCGGAGTGTTATGCGCCATTATGCACTTCTTGATAGTGGCAATGAACCCGGTGCACAAGAACATCGCTTCAAAGCCGTTGCCATTGATCCAGAAAAAGGCACGGCTGCGGGTTACATTGCCAAGTACATCGCCAAGAATATTGATGGTTATGCGCTGGATCAAGATTTGTATGGCAATGATGCCGTAAAAGCATCCGAGCGCATCACCGCTTGGGCGAATACCTGGGGCATTCGTCAGTTCCAACAAATTGGCGGCCCAAGTGTTACCGTCTGGCGGCAATTACGAAAACTGGACAAAGCCGACGACCCGGAACTTGAAGCTATCCGACGATCCGCAACGGCGAGCGATTGGGCAGCCTTCATGCTGGCAATGGGTAACCCTGAAACCCCGCACCGCTCACACGCAATCAAACCATTCTACGACGAGAGCAAACAACTCAATCCACTAACCGAAGAAGTTTATTCACCGCTCATTGGGCGCTATGGCGACACTGCCCCACTTCGGGTTGCCGGTATCGTTTGGAAAGGAATGAATTTAAGTACCCGCAAGCATGTTTGGACGCTTTTCAAAGTCGACAGCGAGGACGTGACATTAAGGAGCGAGGCGCAAGCCGAGCGCACGCAATGTCACGCCGGAGCTGTTTCTCTTGGACTTGTATCAATAACTGTACCAACCCCATTTCATCATCAGGAGGTTATCCATGAATACCCAACTCAACACTAA
- a CDS encoding MerR family transcriptional regulator, protein MNHSEHILVTIKKFAELTGLTEEAIRQYIKKGQWLKKIHWDKAPNGRIFIKTKAAYAWIEGIGA, encoded by the coding sequence ATGAATCACTCCGAACATATATTGGTCACCATCAAAAAATTTGCTGAATTGACCGGCTTAACTGAAGAAGCCATTCGTCAATATATAAAGAAAGGACAATGGCTAAAGAAAATTCACTGGGATAAAGCACCAAACGGCAGAATCTTCATCAAAACCAAGGCAGCTTACGCATGGATCGAGGGAATCGGGGCATAA
- a CDS encoding site-specific integrase, producing the protein MDRGNRGITIRGNSAQIAFTYQGVRCRETLPIPPTKTAQKELALKLQSIKYEIKIGTFDYLKHFPFSKKAKELRKTRPDRYTIGEGLKSWLQRNQSRFQTSTLQDYNSAIYHHLIPAFGEITIAELTANMIKEWLNNLPRSNKRKSNVLTPLRQMYDEMYHDEIIDKNPLERVKNLPTQSREPKPFTQEEVTKILNELTGQEKNLIQFAFWSGLRTSELIALRWQDVDLEQNRIFVKTACVRGQLKETKTKSGKREVTLQPQAREALLNQQTYTEKLNDTVFHDPRTNNSWKDDQPIRKNVWTPALKKAGIEYRNPYQTRHTFASTLLSRGENPLWVAQQMGHKDWGQIIKIYGQWIPPSR; encoded by the coding sequence ATGGATCGAGGGAATCGGGGCATAACAATCCGCGGCAATAGTGCCCAGATCGCGTTCACCTATCAGGGTGTACGTTGTCGGGAGACTCTCCCTATTCCCCCAACCAAGACCGCACAAAAGGAACTGGCGCTTAAACTGCAATCTATCAAGTACGAAATCAAAATCGGCACTTTTGATTATCTTAAACACTTTCCCTTTAGCAAGAAGGCAAAAGAGCTTCGCAAAACTCGCCCGGATCGTTACACCATCGGCGAAGGTTTAAAAAGCTGGTTACAGCGTAACCAAAGCAGATTCCAGACAAGCACGCTACAAGACTATAACAGCGCCATCTATCACCATCTGATTCCAGCTTTTGGTGAGATTACCATTGCTGAGCTGACTGCTAACATGATCAAGGAATGGTTGAATAACCTGCCCCGCTCCAACAAACGCAAAAGTAACGTTCTTACCCCGCTGCGTCAAATGTATGACGAAATGTACCATGATGAGATCATTGACAAAAATCCGCTGGAAAGGGTAAAGAACCTCCCGACACAATCCCGAGAGCCGAAACCCTTCACACAAGAAGAAGTCACCAAAATTCTGAATGAACTGACTGGGCAAGAAAAAAACCTGATTCAGTTTGCCTTTTGGTCAGGGCTGCGCACTTCCGAGCTGATTGCCTTGCGCTGGCAAGATGTTGATCTTGAGCAAAACCGGATATTTGTCAAAACCGCTTGCGTCCGCGGTCAATTGAAAGAAACCAAAACAAAATCAGGAAAAAGGGAAGTCACACTTCAGCCGCAAGCCAGAGAAGCCCTACTCAATCAGCAGACCTATACCGAGAAACTCAATGATACTGTTTTCCATGATCCCCGCACTAACAACTCCTGGAAAGACGATCAGCCGATACGTAAAAATGTTTGGACTCCGGCACTGAAAAAAGCTGGCATTGAATACCGCAATCCTTACCAAACACGTCACACCTTCGCATCTACACTGCTTTCAAGAGGCGAAAATCCGCTTTGGGTTGCTCAGCAAATGGGACATAAGGATTGGGGGCAGATCATAAAGATTTATGGACAATGGATTCCTCCATCAAGATAG
- a CDS encoding type II toxin-antitoxin system HigB family toxin, producing MRIIALSTLKTFWENDPSYANAIQPTLAWYRHALKANWATPAEVKGDFKNASILKDGRVVFNIAGNKYRLVVWINYAYSVVYIRFIGTHAQYDQIDAQTI from the coding sequence ATGAGAATCATCGCTCTATCGACTTTGAAAACATTCTGGGAAAATGATCCATCTTACGCCAATGCAATTCAGCCTACACTTGCTTGGTACAGACATGCATTAAAGGCTAACTGGGCAACTCCCGCAGAAGTGAAAGGAGATTTCAAAAATGCCAGTATCCTCAAAGACGGCAGAGTCGTATTCAATATTGCCGGGAATAAATACCGGCTAGTGGTATGGATTAACTATGCTTATAGCGTCGTGTACATCCGTTTCATCGGCACCCATGCCCAATATGATCAAATTGATGCACAAACTATTTAA
- a CDS encoding transcriptional regulator, whose product MDIKPIKTDTDYRAALKEVETLMMAEPNTPEGEKLDVLVTLIEAYERKHFPLDLPDPVEAIKFEMEQKGLTVKDLEPMIGKSNRVYEVLNRKRSLTLKMIWKLHQELGIPAESLIKQPTQTHIV is encoded by the coding sequence ATGGACATCAAACCAATCAAAACCGACACCGATTACCGTGCGGCATTAAAGGAAGTTGAAACACTAATGATGGCAGAACCCAACACGCCAGAAGGTGAAAAACTGGATGTTCTGGTTACGTTGATCGAAGCCTATGAACGCAAACACTTTCCGCTTGACCTACCTGATCCTGTTGAAGCCATCAAATTTGAAATGGAGCAGAAAGGGCTAACAGTCAAAGACCTAGAACCGATGATTGGAAAGAGCAATCGAGTGTATGAAGTTCTAAACCGGAAACGTTCCCTGACACTTAAAATGATTTGGAAACTACATCAAGAACTGGGTATTCCTGCTGAATCTCTAATAAAACAACCCACTCAAACGCATATCGTTTAA